In Mycobacterium gallinarum, a single window of DNA contains:
- the eccCa gene encoding type VII secretion protein EccCa, with the protein MEFVRQPRVSPPLLPAGAVLVEAPPRIPAPKPLNPLARLLPLAMLVAAVGMMAVYLTSGGQSMRNPMYMFFPVMMLTSVLGSLVYGARGTNTTAEINRGRQKYLDYLDSVDREAQGTADAQRESLRWRHPEPAALWTLAGSRRMWERTPNDPDHCVIRVGIGEQPLSTALTEPELDGTDEQDPVTVNAVRRLIRCRSVVADVPITLALRRFSAITLDGDVRVARAFLRALVCQLAVFHGPDDIAVAADPCGEWDWLKWLPHQRHSHADTPSRDIVRILDHAEAVELRIETSRDVVANGERLQLRITEEALVVHGQGDEEVHARPDLLTVAQATACARRLARYRLITATTSDAERRGIDWMKLMGIGEIDPEKLWQATGDGRIVPVPIGVADNGTRVLLDINEAARNGMGPHGLCVGATGSGKSELLRTLALGMIAAHPPDALNLILVDFKGGATFIGMERARHVGAVITNLAGEAHLVSRMSDALLGEMNRRQEVLRAAGRFANLTEYQRARSHGAHLPPLPALFILVDEFSELLSQHPDFADLFVAIGRLGRSLGMHLLLASQRLDEGRLRGLETHLSYRICLKTFSAGESRAVLGVPDAYHLPSTPGSAYLKSASGDLVRFQTAFVSGPGRESRTERTSAAPPRARLFTAATVDTPSESADIEPPPSARTLLDTMLDRVAGRGAAAHQVWLPPLTQSPTLDALLPGPGHRRLTVPIGVVDNPYEQRRDPFVVELDGAAGNVAIVGAPRSGKSTALRTMLLALAEHHDPADVGFYCLDFGGGALSSLRDLPHVGSMAGRLDGDLCRRTVAVVTSVMRTRESLFRRLAVDSMAAYRGHKADDDPFGDVFLVIDGWATLRQEFDHLEGTITAIAAQGLSFGVHVVITASRWAELRPALKDQIATRIELRLGDSAESEMNRKRARDLSGRPAGRGITPSGREFAVALPRWDDAPTVNGLTEVIAADTQRLRGRWAPSTAPMVQLLPTRVQRDELEDGGVLLGVGERELSPVHVDFAEQPHLLVLGEVACGKTATLRLLCRELIRVSTADEVQLEIIDFRRALLGVVESEHLSGYAMSPASLTSRLPAIIDRLAARMPGDNVTQQQLRTRSWWAGPDIYLVIDDYDLVAGATGNPLAPLADFLPHAKDLGLHVVVARRSGGAARAMFDPVLARMRELGCMGLMMSASAEEGVLLGTVRPSALPPGRGTLITRGDADQLVQVAWTDPP; encoded by the coding sequence ATGGAATTCGTACGTCAGCCACGCGTGTCGCCGCCGCTATTGCCTGCCGGCGCCGTCCTCGTCGAAGCTCCACCGCGGATTCCGGCGCCGAAGCCGCTGAACCCGCTCGCCCGCTTACTGCCGCTGGCCATGCTCGTCGCGGCCGTCGGGATGATGGCGGTCTATCTCACGTCGGGTGGGCAGTCGATGCGCAACCCGATGTACATGTTCTTCCCAGTGATGATGCTGACGTCGGTGCTCGGGTCGCTGGTCTACGGCGCCAGGGGAACCAACACCACCGCTGAGATCAACCGTGGTCGGCAGAAGTACCTCGATTACCTCGACTCTGTCGACCGTGAGGCCCAAGGCACTGCCGATGCACAACGCGAGTCACTGCGGTGGCGCCACCCTGAACCGGCGGCGCTGTGGACCCTGGCGGGTAGCAGACGGATGTGGGAGCGAACACCGAATGACCCGGATCATTGCGTCATCAGGGTGGGGATCGGTGAGCAACCCCTGTCCACCGCGTTGACCGAGCCGGAACTCGACGGCACCGACGAGCAGGATCCGGTCACGGTGAATGCGGTACGGCGGCTGATTCGTTGCCGGTCAGTCGTCGCCGATGTACCGATCACGTTGGCGCTGCGCAGGTTTTCGGCGATCACACTTGACGGTGACGTACGGGTCGCACGAGCATTCCTCAGAGCCCTCGTATGTCAGCTCGCGGTCTTTCACGGCCCGGACGACATTGCCGTTGCCGCTGATCCGTGCGGCGAATGGGATTGGCTGAAATGGCTTCCACACCAGCGGCACTCGCACGCTGATACACCCTCGCGCGACATCGTGAGAATCCTGGATCACGCAGAAGCGGTTGAGCTTCGGATCGAAACATCACGAGATGTCGTCGCGAATGGAGAGCGGCTCCAGTTGCGCATCACCGAGGAAGCCCTGGTCGTCCATGGGCAGGGTGACGAAGAGGTGCATGCGAGACCTGATCTGTTGACGGTGGCACAGGCGACAGCGTGCGCTCGTCGTCTCGCCCGGTATCGGCTGATCACTGCAACGACATCCGATGCCGAGAGGCGCGGGATCGACTGGATGAAACTGATGGGTATCGGAGAAATCGATCCCGAGAAGCTCTGGCAGGCAACCGGTGACGGACGCATCGTGCCGGTTCCGATCGGCGTCGCGGACAACGGAACCCGAGTGCTTCTCGACATCAACGAGGCAGCGCGAAATGGCATGGGGCCGCACGGATTGTGTGTGGGCGCAACGGGCTCTGGTAAGTCTGAACTGCTGCGCACGTTGGCACTCGGGATGATCGCGGCTCACCCGCCGGATGCGCTCAACCTCATCCTCGTGGACTTCAAGGGCGGGGCGACGTTTATCGGCATGGAGCGCGCCAGGCACGTGGGTGCCGTGATCACCAACCTGGCGGGTGAAGCGCACCTCGTCAGCCGGATGAGCGACGCGCTCTTGGGCGAGATGAACCGGCGTCAGGAGGTACTTCGGGCTGCCGGACGATTCGCCAATCTCACCGAATATCAGCGTGCACGATCCCATGGCGCCCACCTGCCGCCGCTGCCCGCATTGTTCATCTTGGTCGACGAATTCTCCGAACTGCTCAGCCAGCATCCCGACTTCGCCGACCTATTCGTGGCGATCGGACGGCTGGGTCGATCACTGGGCATGCATCTACTGCTCGCCAGCCAGCGGCTCGACGAAGGCAGACTGCGCGGCCTCGAGACACATCTGTCCTACCGGATTTGCCTGAAGACGTTCTCCGCCGGTGAATCTCGAGCGGTCCTCGGAGTTCCCGACGCCTACCACCTGCCCAGCACGCCTGGATCGGCCTATCTCAAGTCCGCCTCGGGAGATCTCGTACGGTTCCAGACCGCCTTCGTCTCGGGTCCTGGCCGCGAGTCGCGTACCGAACGCACATCGGCGGCACCACCACGTGCTCGACTGTTCACCGCCGCGACCGTCGATACTCCCAGCGAAAGCGCCGATATCGAGCCGCCGCCGTCGGCGCGAACCCTACTGGACACCATGCTGGACCGGGTGGCCGGCCGCGGTGCGGCCGCGCATCAGGTGTGGTTGCCGCCGCTGACGCAGTCGCCGACCCTGGATGCGTTGTTGCCGGGGCCCGGTCATCGCAGGTTGACGGTGCCGATTGGCGTGGTGGACAACCCCTACGAACAGCGTCGCGATCCGTTCGTCGTCGAATTGGACGGCGCGGCAGGCAACGTCGCAATCGTGGGTGCACCGCGGTCCGGAAAGTCGACGGCGTTACGAACGATGCTGCTGGCGCTCGCGGAGCACCACGACCCCGCGGACGTCGGGTTCTACTGTCTCGACTTCGGCGGTGGGGCCTTGTCGTCACTACGTGATCTGCCGCACGTGGGATCGATGGCCGGACGTCTGGACGGCGACCTGTGTCGTCGCACCGTTGCGGTGGTGACATCGGTGATGCGGACGCGGGAGTCGCTGTTCCGTCGGCTGGCCGTCGATTCAATGGCCGCCTATCGCGGTCATAAGGCCGACGACGATCCGTTCGGCGACGTGTTCTTGGTCATCGACGGCTGGGCGACGCTGCGTCAGGAGTTCGATCATCTCGAAGGTACGATCACTGCGATTGCCGCTCAGGGCCTTTCGTTCGGCGTCCACGTCGTCATCACCGCGTCGCGGTGGGCCGAGTTGCGGCCTGCCTTGAAGGATCAGATCGCGACACGCATCGAGCTGCGTCTCGGTGACTCCGCCGAATCCGAGATGAATCGCAAGCGTGCGCGTGACCTTTCCGGACGACCAGCCGGTCGCGGCATCACGCCGAGCGGCCGGGAATTCGCGGTCGCATTGCCGCGGTGGGACGACGCACCGACCGTGAACGGACTTACCGAGGTGATCGCCGCCGACACCCAACGTCTGCGCGGCCGATGGGCACCGAGCACTGCACCGATGGTCCAACTGCTGCCGACTCGGGTGCAGCGTGACGAACTCGAGGACGGCGGTGTGCTGCTCGGTGTCGGCGAACGCGAATTGAGCCCCGTCCATGTTGATTTCGCAGAGCAGCCCCATCTGCTCGTGCTCGGCGAAGTTGCGTGTGGGAAGACTGCGACTTTGCGGCTGCTGTGTCGTGAGTTGATCCGCGTCAGCACCGCCGACGAGGTTCAACTCGAGATCATCGACTTTCGCAGGGCTCTGCTGGGCGTGGTCGAGTCCGAACATCTGAGCGGCTATGCGATGTCGCCGGCTTCGCTGACGTCGCGGCTGCCGGCGATCATCGACAGACTCGCGGCGCGCATGCCCGGCGACAACGTCACCCAGCAGCAGTTGCGTACGCGGTCCTGGTGGGCCGGGCCGGACATCTACCTGGTAATCGATGACTATGACCTGGTGGCGGGTGCGACGGGAAACCCGCTGGCACCGCTCGCCGATTTCTTGCCGCACGCCAAAGATCTCGGGCTTCATGTCGTCGTCGCCCGGCGCTCCGGGGGTGCTGCGCGCGCGATGTTCGATCCCGTCCTGGCGAGGATGCGCGAGCTCGGCTGCATGGGGTTGATGATGAGCGCAAGTGCGGAAGAGGGTGTGCTGCTCGGAACGGTGAGACCATCGGCGCTCCCGCCTGGTCGGGGAACGTTGATCACCCGGGGCGATGCGGATCAGCTGGTCCAGGTTGCCTGGACAGATCCACCATGA
- the eccB gene encoding type VII secretion protein EccB — translation MAGQSTNRLQVSGYRFLMRRMAHALVRSDVRMLDDPLRAQSLSLAAGCVLAAIAVAGCVILAFLQPRGNVGDAAVVMARESGALYVRIGDTMHPTFNLASARLITGVAGKPELVSISALNRARRGPLVGIPGAPDMIGAPLDDTESAWSVCEDADARTTVMVGRPPAQLDSGKSALVTPRGESAATTYLLYDGRRARVDLRNPATVRALRLDRIVPRQVSRALLDVLPEVPEITAPAIARNGASPSVLPGVPVGTVVRMTRAGSTEYYVALAAGVQRVGEVAADLIRFTYTGRRDIATVAPDLIGRAPIVDDLPVTTFPDHGGADESPVLCAQSGAVLAGDSLPSDDDAGVQLAQGDDAGPRVDRFSMPPGRSAFVRAASVSGDSATTGALFFVNDSGVLFGVRDTDAATRLGLTDPVPAPWALLAQLPRGPELSIEAASVGRDSLGPSA, via the coding sequence ATGGCTGGGCAATCGACGAACAGGCTTCAGGTCAGCGGGTACCGTTTCTTGATGCGGCGGATGGCGCATGCGCTCGTACGCAGCGACGTTCGCATGCTCGACGATCCGCTACGCGCACAGTCGCTTTCACTGGCTGCCGGTTGTGTGCTGGCAGCGATCGCGGTCGCGGGGTGTGTGATCCTCGCATTCCTGCAGCCAAGGGGAAATGTCGGCGACGCCGCCGTCGTCATGGCCCGCGAATCCGGCGCGCTGTATGTGCGCATCGGCGACACCATGCACCCCACCTTCAATCTCGCCTCCGCACGGCTGATCACCGGTGTGGCCGGCAAACCCGAACTCGTCAGCATCTCTGCGCTCAACCGCGCCAGGCGCGGGCCCCTGGTTGGCATTCCCGGAGCCCCGGACATGATCGGCGCACCACTCGACGACACTGAGTCGGCCTGGTCGGTCTGCGAAGATGCCGACGCGCGAACCACCGTGATGGTGGGCCGCCCACCCGCTCAACTGGATTCGGGGAAGAGTGCGCTCGTCACCCCGCGAGGTGAGAGCGCGGCGACAACCTACCTGCTGTACGACGGGCGCCGGGCCCGGGTGGACCTGCGGAACCCCGCGACCGTCCGCGCGCTGAGGCTCGACCGCATTGTGCCCCGGCAGGTTTCGCGTGCACTGCTCGACGTCCTACCGGAGGTGCCCGAGATCACCGCCCCTGCCATAGCTCGGAATGGCGCCTCACCGTCTGTGCTCCCCGGTGTGCCGGTGGGCACCGTGGTGCGAATGACCCGTGCCGGATCCACGGAGTATTACGTCGCGCTCGCGGCCGGTGTCCAACGAGTCGGCGAGGTAGCGGCAGATCTCATCCGATTCACGTATACGGGTCGACGTGATATCGCCACCGTGGCACCGGATCTCATCGGCCGGGCGCCAATCGTCGACGATCTTCCGGTCACCACCTTCCCCGACCACGGGGGCGCTGACGAGAGTCCGGTGCTCTGTGCGCAATCGGGAGCGGTACTCGCGGGTGACTCGCTACCGTCCGACGACGATGCAGGCGTGCAGCTGGCGCAGGGCGACGACGCTGGCCCACGCGTCGACCGCTTCTCGATGCCGCCCGGACGAAGCGCATTCGTGCGTGCCGCAAGTGTGTCCGGTGACAGCGCGACGACCGGAGCGCTGTTCTTCGTCAACGACTCCGGAGTGCTGTTCGGCGTACGTGACACGGATGCGGCCACCCGCCTGGGGCTGACCGACCCGGTGCCCGCACCATGGGCGTTGCTTGCTCAACTGCCGCGCGGCCCCGAACTCAGCATCGAAGCTGCATCAGTCGGGCGGGACAGCCTCGGTCCGTCGGCGTAG
- a CDS encoding polyprenyl synthetase family protein has translation MTSTTDPAELTNSVEDRLREVGRLVRRSMLDAMPDGEPVRWLYGPMREYPSRPGKALRPALCISAGRAFGAEAQDLLGVAVAIELLHNAFLVHDDVADGSEMRRGRPTLASTYGLAAAINAGDGLAVVAGQVLRRATRRFDRDLGDVIWAEFDTMAMRTLEGQATEVGWQLDNVQQLKPEDYLELIMHKTCWYTTIHPLRVGAIIGSSGTAELAPLVRFGFHFGAAFQIRDDLLNLVGDENMYGKEILGDLYEGKRTLPLVHLLANAEGRDGDLVRDYVGRSREERSSELVHTVRDLMDAYGSIQFTSQYAEGILSVAEDYFEEAFADAQPGPDLDFLRALVPYVWARWR, from the coding sequence ATGACGAGTACGACCGATCCGGCCGAGCTCACCAATTCGGTCGAGGATCGGTTACGCGAAGTGGGCAGGTTGGTGCGCCGCTCCATGCTCGACGCGATGCCCGACGGTGAGCCGGTGCGTTGGCTGTATGGGCCGATGCGGGAGTATCCCTCACGGCCTGGCAAGGCGCTACGTCCCGCACTGTGCATATCCGCTGGGCGCGCCTTCGGCGCCGAGGCCCAAGACCTTCTCGGCGTCGCCGTCGCAATAGAGCTGCTGCACAATGCCTTTCTGGTGCACGACGATGTCGCGGACGGCAGCGAGATGCGCCGCGGTAGGCCGACGCTGGCGTCGACGTACGGGTTGGCGGCGGCGATAAACGCGGGCGACGGCCTGGCGGTGGTGGCGGGCCAGGTGCTGCGTCGGGCCACTCGCCGGTTCGATCGCGACCTCGGCGACGTGATCTGGGCCGAGTTCGACACGATGGCGATGCGCACCCTGGAGGGACAGGCGACCGAGGTGGGTTGGCAGCTTGACAATGTCCAGCAGCTGAAGCCCGAGGACTACCTCGAACTGATCATGCACAAGACGTGCTGGTACACAACGATTCACCCGTTGCGGGTAGGCGCGATCATCGGATCGAGCGGCACGGCCGAGCTGGCGCCGTTGGTGCGCTTCGGGTTTCACTTCGGCGCCGCGTTCCAGATCCGCGATGATCTGCTTAACCTTGTCGGTGACGAGAACATGTACGGCAAGGAGATTCTCGGCGATCTCTACGAGGGCAAACGCACTCTGCCTCTTGTGCATCTGCTAGCCAACGCCGAAGGCCGCGACGGCGATCTGGTGCGGGACTACGTGGGACGCAGCCGCGAGGAACGGTCGTCAGAACTGGTGCACACTGTCCGCGACCTGATGGACGCCTACGGCAGCATTCAGTTCACGAGCCAGTACGCCGAGGGAATTCTCTCGGTCGCCGAGGACTACTTCGAAGAGGCATTCGCCGACGCCCAACCGGGTCCGGACCTTGACTTCCTGCGCGCGTTAGTACCGTACGTGTGGGCCCGCTGGCGCTAA
- the mycP gene encoding type VII secretion-associated serine protease mycosin, whose translation MTAVARLVAAGALAVWPLWTAPVSAAVTPPAVDMSILPKPGSPAPPQLTEQQGQCAGGTIRIERPADGPLRTLRLPDVWPLTRGEGQTIAVIDTGVSRHRLLPHLVPGGDYVSSGDGTADCDGHGTIVAGIIGASPEADGAFSGIAPDATIIGIRQSSNKFRAADDPSSLGFGDVDTLAMAVRTAADMGATVINLSTVACLSADDVLDDRALGAALAYAVDVKNAVVVAAAGNVGSAGQCPEQNPTTDPLKPGSPDWSNVKTVVTPGWYDDYVLTVGSVGRDGNPSSFSLAGPWVDVAAIAEDVVSLDPDGEGLIDRLTTSGDESPISGTSYAAPVVSGIVALVRSRSPELTARQVMHRIEDTAHRPTAGWDPIVGHGTVDVMAAVSAGPTSATARRSNASQSTAIPPSGPPEQSADFAMRAAAICVIASIAIVAMAAAATRLRRRTEAVPPD comes from the coding sequence ATGACGGCGGTCGCACGACTGGTCGCCGCCGGCGCCCTTGCGGTCTGGCCGCTGTGGACCGCGCCGGTCTCCGCCGCGGTGACACCACCGGCCGTCGATATGTCGATACTGCCCAAGCCGGGATCTCCCGCACCTCCGCAACTCACCGAACAACAGGGGCAGTGTGCCGGTGGCACCATTCGCATCGAGAGACCGGCCGACGGACCGCTGAGAACTCTCCGCTTACCGGATGTCTGGCCACTCACGCGTGGCGAGGGCCAGACCATCGCGGTCATCGACACCGGAGTATCGCGACACCGCCTGCTCCCCCACCTCGTCCCCGGCGGCGACTACGTGTCATCCGGTGACGGCACGGCGGACTGCGACGGCCACGGCACGATCGTCGCCGGCATAATCGGCGCCTCGCCCGAGGCCGACGGCGCATTCAGCGGCATCGCACCCGACGCCACGATCATCGGTATCCGTCAGTCCAGCAACAAGTTCCGGGCAGCTGACGATCCGTCCAGCCTCGGATTCGGCGATGTCGACACCCTCGCGATGGCCGTACGTACCGCGGCCGACATGGGTGCCACGGTGATCAACCTGTCGACCGTCGCCTGCCTGTCCGCCGATGACGTCCTGGATGACCGCGCCCTGGGGGCAGCGCTGGCTTACGCCGTCGACGTCAAGAACGCGGTGGTGGTGGCCGCCGCCGGGAACGTGGGGTCGGCCGGCCAGTGCCCCGAACAGAACCCGACGACCGATCCCCTTAAGCCAGGCAGCCCCGACTGGTCCAACGTGAAAACGGTGGTGACTCCGGGCTGGTATGACGATTATGTGCTCACGGTGGGCTCGGTGGGCCGCGACGGCAACCCTTCTTCGTTCAGCCTGGCAGGACCGTGGGTCGACGTCGCCGCGATAGCCGAAGACGTCGTGTCACTGGACCCCGACGGCGAGGGGTTGATCGACAGGCTCACCACAAGCGGTGATGAGTCACCGATCTCTGGCACGAGTTACGCCGCACCGGTCGTGAGCGGAATCGTCGCGCTGGTGCGGTCACGGTCACCCGAACTGACTGCGCGACAGGTCATGCACCGCATCGAAGACACTGCGCACCGGCCGACGGCGGGCTGGGATCCCATCGTCGGCCACGGGACCGTCGACGTGATGGCAGCCGTGAGCGCAGGCCCGACTTCCGCAACGGCACGACGCTCGAACGCATCGCAATCGACGGCGATTCCCCCGTCCGGGCCCCCTGAACAGTCCGCAGACTTCGCAATGCGTGCCGCTGCAATTTGTGTCATCGCGTCAATCGCCATCGTGGCGATGGCGGCGGCGGCGACTCGGCTACGCCGACGGACCGAGGCTGTCCCGCCCGACTGA
- the eccD gene encoding type VII secretion integral membrane protein EccD, translating to MPDSLCRLTVASCTDDAHRAVDLELPADVAVGQLMPQIVDLVHRDRTPTPGLDWVLSRLGEPPMAESESLNSNDIRDGDLLILTTTEPAPAEWSSCDPSHAVAADRTTAPRMLPAIACVLLGGCGAALLTWPAASVSMSSRIVVGACLAVAAGVGAVVVRRLRGDPLICATLSLIAVLYAGATGFLTVRTGTAVAGLLLASAAIFAAGILLLRVTDCGRTLLTATTTLAVLVSATAAAAVSWGLQLSAGGATLVGLSLATLGFTPRLAMAFTGITPDATPNVRRCHQTLTGLVAGSSAGGALGAIAVAVGEVRDAGSTLRGTSFIAMVALVLLLRVRTHVDATRRASLAGAGVLCLLAGFAAAAVAVPAHAHVISVVAATMGAAALGGIVGPTVSPTVRRTVEVIECVALAAVIPMACWVGGIYGWARGVNLL from the coding sequence ATGCCAGATTCGCTGTGTCGGCTGACCGTGGCGTCCTGCACCGATGACGCACATCGCGCGGTCGATCTGGAGCTTCCGGCTGATGTGGCCGTCGGTCAGCTCATGCCGCAGATCGTCGATCTTGTTCACCGCGACAGGACGCCGACACCGGGCCTCGACTGGGTGTTGTCGAGACTGGGTGAGCCTCCTATGGCCGAGTCAGAATCGCTGAACAGCAATGATATTCGCGACGGTGATCTGCTGATACTGACGACTACCGAGCCCGCGCCTGCCGAATGGTCCTCGTGTGACCCCTCCCACGCCGTGGCGGCGGACCGAACTACCGCGCCCCGAATGCTGCCCGCCATCGCCTGCGTGCTGCTCGGCGGCTGTGGTGCGGCCCTGTTGACGTGGCCAGCAGCGAGCGTTTCGATGAGTAGCCGCATCGTCGTCGGTGCGTGTCTGGCGGTCGCCGCCGGGGTCGGTGCTGTTGTCGTTCGGCGGCTACGCGGCGACCCCCTGATATGTGCGACGCTGAGTCTGATCGCGGTGCTATACGCGGGGGCTACCGGATTTCTGACGGTGCGGACGGGCACGGCGGTGGCCGGCCTCCTGCTGGCATCCGCGGCTATTTTCGCTGCAGGCATTCTCCTGCTGCGTGTGACGGACTGCGGCAGAACACTTTTGACGGCGACGACCACACTGGCCGTGCTGGTGTCGGCCACTGCGGCCGCCGCCGTGTCGTGGGGTCTGCAGCTGAGCGCGGGTGGCGCGACGCTCGTCGGTCTGTCCCTCGCCACGCTGGGTTTCACGCCCAGGCTGGCGATGGCTTTCACCGGTATCACACCGGACGCCACACCCAACGTCAGGCGTTGTCACCAAACCTTGACTGGACTGGTGGCGGGTTCGTCGGCGGGCGGCGCGCTCGGCGCGATAGCGGTTGCCGTCGGGGAGGTCCGTGATGCGGGTTCGACGCTCCGCGGGACGTCCTTCATCGCGATGGTCGCATTGGTGCTCCTGCTGCGCGTGCGCACCCACGTCGATGCGACCCGCCGCGCGAGCCTCGCAGGCGCGGGAGTGCTCTGTCTCCTCGCGGGTTTCGCTGCGGCTGCGGTCGCTGTACCGGCCCACGCGCATGTGATCAGTGTGGTTGCCGCGACCATGGGTGCCGCCGCACTGGGCGGCATCGTCGGGCCGACGGTGAGTCCGACCGTGCGGCGCACCGTCGAGGTCATCGAGTGCGTCGCGCTCGCTGCGGTCATCCCCATGGCCTGCTGGGTCGGGGGGATCTACGGCTGGGCGCGGGGAGTGAACCTCCTATGA
- a CDS encoding FAD-dependent oxidoreductase, which translates to MRRERVAILGGGMAGLSAAWRLSEPGWQDRYEAITVYQRGWRLGGKGASSRGENGRIEEHGLHVWIGSYENAFTLIRECYAELDRANTDPLVPIQTWDQAFTPANDVGAMDRWDGKWQLWLGRFTGNNELPGEPDAPTGDLSVVRFLQRALQVITDFSNSLRAMAGTGLTLSASAEPPPSPKRSLDTVQRAVIAALAALADPRPTNDEQLLPLSRALEAIRGTLDYERRSDHRLGWTLLSLVTATVHGVMADGIVTDPRGFRAVNDEDYAEWVIRHGAHPDVLEFPVLRAMYNMVFGYEKGHLERPKVCAGVGMLLVGMMLFTYKGAIFWKMNAGMGDIIMAPLYEALRRRGVDFEFFHRVDALHLDPKRQHIDAITMGRQVRLADGVDHYEPLARVHELPVFPNRPLAQQIHIKDAMEGLESHFGSRDDAERRVLCRGVDFDRVILAVSLGIIPIVAKELIDDRPEWREMTEHVKTIGSLGLQVWLRADAKELGIAAPAITTSGYIPPIDTFASMPQTLWAEDWPEHDRPQTVAYFCGALDVDWPAANEAEYLERCHHIAKTESLNFLDNLVGVHLPGAVTEEGFAWHLVAGANGQRGGAALDTQHLSVNVDPSDRYVLSVPGSDKYRLRPDEGGYDNLVLAGDWTDTGLNSGCIEAAVLSGLQAANAVLGHGRYHRIRGVYLP; encoded by the coding sequence GTGAGGCGCGAGCGGGTCGCGATCCTCGGCGGCGGTATGGCCGGTTTGAGCGCTGCCTGGCGGCTCAGTGAGCCCGGTTGGCAAGACCGCTATGAAGCCATCACGGTATACCAGCGCGGCTGGCGATTGGGCGGCAAAGGTGCGTCCAGCCGCGGCGAGAACGGCCGCATCGAAGAGCACGGGCTCCATGTGTGGATCGGCTCCTACGAAAACGCCTTCACTCTGATCCGCGAGTGCTACGCAGAACTCGACCGTGCCAATACGGACCCGCTGGTGCCGATCCAGACCTGGGACCAGGCGTTCACTCCCGCCAACGACGTTGGTGCGATGGACCGCTGGGATGGCAAGTGGCAGCTCTGGCTCGGCCGGTTCACGGGTAACAACGAATTGCCCGGTGAGCCCGACGCCCCCACCGGGGATCTGTCCGTGGTGCGCTTCCTGCAACGTGCCCTGCAGGTCATCACCGACTTCTCGAACTCGTTGCGGGCAATGGCCGGAACCGGTCTGACCCTTTCGGCGTCGGCCGAACCTCCACCGTCGCCGAAGCGCTCCCTGGACACCGTGCAGCGCGCCGTGATAGCTGCGCTGGCAGCTCTCGCTGACCCCCGGCCGACGAATGACGAACAGCTGCTACCCCTTTCGCGTGCGTTGGAGGCAATTCGCGGCACCCTCGACTACGAGCGCAGATCTGACCACCGGCTGGGATGGACACTACTGTCACTCGTCACCGCGACCGTGCACGGCGTGATGGCCGACGGCATCGTCACCGATCCACGCGGCTTCCGCGCCGTCAACGACGAAGACTACGCAGAGTGGGTGATCCGCCACGGCGCGCACCCCGACGTGCTCGAATTTCCAGTGCTGCGTGCGATGTACAACATGGTGTTCGGCTACGAGAAAGGGCATCTGGAACGCCCGAAAGTCTGTGCTGGCGTGGGCATGCTGCTGGTCGGCATGATGCTTTTCACGTATAAGGGCGCGATCTTCTGGAAGATGAACGCCGGGATGGGCGATATCATCATGGCGCCCCTTTACGAGGCGTTGCGCAGACGTGGCGTGGATTTCGAGTTCTTCCACCGCGTCGACGCGCTGCATCTCGATCCGAAACGGCAACACATCGACGCGATCACGATGGGCAGGCAAGTGCGCCTCGCCGACGGGGTCGACCACTATGAGCCGTTGGCGCGGGTGCATGAGCTTCCCGTTTTTCCGAACAGGCCTCTGGCGCAACAGATTCACATCAAGGACGCCATGGAGGGCCTGGAATCGCATTTCGGCAGTCGCGACGATGCGGAGAGGCGGGTGCTGTGCCGGGGCGTCGACTTCGACCGAGTGATACTCGCTGTTTCGCTGGGCATAATCCCGATTGTCGCGAAGGAGCTGATCGACGACCGGCCAGAGTGGCGAGAAATGACCGAGCACGTAAAAACGATCGGCTCTCTGGGATTACAGGTCTGGCTGCGCGCCGACGCCAAGGAGTTGGGTATCGCGGCGCCCGCCATCACCACGAGCGGCTATATCCCTCCGATCGACACATTCGCCTCGATGCCGCAGACTTTGTGGGCCGAAGATTGGCCCGAGCACGACCGTCCGCAAACGGTTGCCTACTTCTGCGGCGCGCTCGACGTCGACTGGCCCGCGGCCAACGAGGCCGAGTATCTCGAACGGTGTCATCACATCGCCAAGACGGAGTCATTGAACTTCCTCGACAACCTCGTCGGGGTGCATCTGCCCGGAGCGGTCACCGAAGAGGGGTTTGCCTGGCACCTGGTGGCGGGCGCGAACGGTCAGCGCGGCGGCGCAGCGCTGGATACCCAACACCTCAGCGTGAACGTCGACCCGTCCGACCGTTATGTCCTGTCAGTTCCGGGCTCTGATAAGTACCGGCTGCGCCCCGACGAAGGTGGCTACGACAATCTAGTGCTGGCCGGCGACTGGACCGATACCGGCCTCAACTCAGGCTGTATCGAAGCGGCCGTACTCTCGGGGCTACAGGCAGCGAACGCTGTTCTGGGACACGGCCGATACCACCGCATTCGCGGCGTGTACCTGCCCTAG